In Vicia villosa cultivar HV-30 ecotype Madison, WI unplaced genomic scaffold, Vvil1.0 ctg.000025F_1_1, whole genome shotgun sequence, one genomic interval encodes:
- the LOC131622161 gene encoding peptidyl-prolyl cis-trans isomerase FKBP65-like codes for MTLSHQNEDSQFLLNQIGNEGLTKQILTKGVSWQTPFSGDEVQVHFRGQIENGPSLESSYDKGSSFHFKLGQGEVIKGWDEGVATMKKGERAIFKIPPALAYGEVGSPPLIPPNATLVFEIEMLCWSSIRDLTGDGGIMKKTIREGEGWATPKELDEVLVKYEAKLENGMLIKSDKGVDFNVSDGYLCPAMSLAVKTMRKGEVAELSTKFFYGLSQNSNRIIELNGLPDSNLISIKLELLSWKIVTDITGDKKILKKINKPGEGFDRPNEGSRVKVMYLCKGEDGTIIDRKGSKDEPFEFTTQEEQVHEGLERAIMTMKKAEQALVTVNAEKTLFYEVELIDFIKEKPFWKMDTQEKLEACEQKKHDGNLQFKAQYFRRASEKYEKAVKYIEFDHTFSDDEKRHANTLRLSCNLNNAACKLKLEEYTEAAKLCTKVLEQDPLNVKALYRRCQAYLKTSDLEKAEADIKRALSIDPNNRDIKLEYKELKLKQREYNKYEADIFSTMVSKMN; via the exons ATGACACTCTCTCACCAAAATGAAGACTCACAATTTCTTCTCAACCAAATTGGAAATGAAGGTCTCACCAAGCAGATTCTCACAAAAGGTGTCTCTTGGCAAACTCCATTCTCAGGAGATGAGGTTCAAg TTCATTTCAGAGGACAAATTGAAAATGGACCCTCTCTTGAATCCAGTTATGATAAAGGGTCTTCTTTTCATTTCAAATTAGGCCAAG GTGAAGTAATCAAAGGTTGGGATGAAGGAGTTGCTACTATGAAAAAAGGGGAGAGAGCAATCTTCAAAATACCACCTGCCTTAGCATATGGGGAAGTCGGTTCTCCACCGTTGATTCCTCCTAATGCAACTCTCGTTTTTGAGATTGAAATGTTGTGTTGGAGTAGTATTAGAGACTTGACGGGCGATGGAGGAATCATGAAAAAGACGATAAGGGAAGGAGAAGGATGGGCTACTCCAAAAGAGCTGGATGAAGTCCTAG TAAAATATGAAGCAAAGCTTGAGAATGGGATGCTTATTAAGTCTGATAAAGGCGTGGATTTTAATGTAAGTGACG GATATCTATGTCCAGCCATGAGTTTAGCAGTAAAGACAATGAGAAAAGGCGAGGTGGCAGAGCTTTCTACAAAATTCTTCT ATGGCCTTAGTCAAAATTCAAATAGAATCATTGAGCTTAATGGTTTACCAGATTCAAATTTAATTAGCATCAAACTCGAGTTGTTATCATGGAAAATTGTGACTGATATCACAGGAGATAAGAAAATactgaaaaaaattaataaacccGGGGAAGGGTTTGATCGACCAAACGAAGGATCTCGTGTGAAAG TCATGTATTTATGCAAAGGAGAAGATGGTACAATTATTGATAGGAAAGGATCAAAGGATGAACCTTTTGAGTTCACAACTCAAGAAG AACAAGTGCATGAGGGTCTAGAAAGAGCAATTATGACAATGAAAAAAGCAGAACAGGCTTTGGTGACTGTCAATGCTGAAAAAACACTTTTTTATGAAGTTGAATTaattgatttcattaag GAGAAACCATTTTGGAAAATGGATACTCAAGAGAAACTAGAAGCTTGTGAGCAGAAGAAGCATGATGGAAATCTTCAGTTTAAGGCTCAATATTTTAGGCGCGCGTCTGAGAAATATGAAAAG GCTGTAAAATACATTGAATTTGATCACACATTCAGCGACGACGAGAAGCGTCACGCTAACACCTTGAGACTATCATGTAATCTGAACAATGCTGCTTGTAAACTTAAATTAGAGGAGTATACAGAAGCTGCCAAGCTATGCACAAAG GTCCTAGAACAAGATCCGTTGAATGTTAAGGCTCTTTACAGAAGATGTCAAGCATACCTTAAAACATCAGACTTGGAGAAAGCTGAAGCTGACATTAAAAGAGCACTGAGTATTGATCCAAATAATAG AGACATTAAACTTGAGTACAAAGAGCTCAAACTGAAGCAAAGGGAATACAATAAATATGAAGCTGACATCTTTAGCACAATGGTTTCAAAGATGAATTAG